From a region of the Candidatus Palauibacter polyketidifaciens genome:
- a CDS encoding Fic family protein, protein MDWQTFSFEYRLDGPGLTSLLIEIEASRKAVEKLLLPPDWRDQLDRLNRIRTIRGTTALEGNPLSEAQVRELLDRETEASATTRESRQIENADAAQNWVRERFGPGEAPLAVADILRMHELLTRGSDEGNNVPGRLRAYGVQVGTPDLGGVHLGAPHEELPQLLDDFVVFVNSRRVRNEHPVVRALLAHFFLVTIHPFGDGNGRVSRLVEAAILFEGGYNVHGFYGLSNYFYRNGDLYKRRQQECRRVQPVDVTRFVEFGLRGFDAELRGINSFINSKLNRLVYRQTLTWARDKRVSKRRRLINEREHGLLGFLLEETEPADPFSESPSRRLSLDALIDSPFVDTVYRAVTSRTFFRELTRLAELGFIIFERDADSGEFVVDLDFEAIGKYGSK, encoded by the coding sequence ATGGATTGGCAGACGTTCAGCTTCGAATACCGCCTCGACGGCCCCGGCCTGACTAGCCTTCTCATCGAAATCGAGGCGAGTCGGAAGGCCGTCGAGAAACTTCTGCTGCCCCCGGATTGGAGGGACCAGCTCGACCGATTGAATCGCATCAGGACGATCCGTGGCACGACCGCCCTCGAGGGCAACCCGCTGTCGGAAGCGCAGGTGCGCGAACTGCTGGATCGTGAAACCGAAGCCAGCGCCACAACTAGGGAATCTCGACAGATCGAGAATGCCGATGCCGCCCAGAACTGGGTTCGCGAACGGTTCGGACCCGGCGAGGCACCGCTGGCGGTGGCGGACATCCTCCGAATGCATGAATTGCTCACCAGGGGCTCCGATGAAGGAAACAACGTACCCGGCCGGCTGCGAGCATACGGCGTGCAGGTGGGTACGCCGGATTTGGGAGGAGTCCACCTGGGAGCACCTCACGAGGAGCTCCCGCAGTTGCTGGACGACTTCGTCGTCTTCGTCAACTCTCGGCGCGTACGGAACGAGCATCCGGTGGTCCGAGCGCTGCTCGCCCACTTCTTCCTGGTGACCATCCATCCGTTCGGAGACGGAAACGGCCGCGTGTCGAGGCTGGTCGAGGCAGCCATCCTCTTTGAAGGGGGATACAACGTCCACGGTTTCTACGGGCTCTCGAACTATTTCTACCGCAACGGAGACCTCTACAAAAGGCGCCAGCAGGAATGCCGCAGGGTGCAACCGGTCGACGTCACGCGCTTCGTGGAGTTCGGGTTGCGTGGCTTCGACGCCGAGCTGCGCGGAATCAACTCCTTCATCAACTCGAAGCTGAACCGCCTGGTCTACCGGCAAACGTTGACTTGGGCGCGCGACAAGCGAGTGAGCAAGCGTCGCCGTCTCATCAACGAGCGGGAGCATGGCCTCCTGGGTTTCCTCCTTGAGGAAACGGAGCCGGCCGATCCCTTTTCGGAGAGCCCCTCTCGGCGACTCTCGCTCGACGCGCTGATCGATTCACCCTTCGTCGACACCGTTTATCGCGCCGTAACTTCACGAACGTTCTTCCGGGAACTCACGAGGCTTGCCGAACTCGGTTTCATCATCTTCGAGCGCGACGCGGATTCGGGCGAATTCGTGGTGGACCTCGACTTCGAGGCCATCGGAAAATACGGCTCCAAGTAG
- a CDS encoding efflux RND transporter periplasmic adaptor subunit, producing MLRRLLFGSSLRIIAVIIVGTIAVAALMLSLAPEPESQEPPPQIPFAQTAGVVAGSGAIPVFGSGTVRPSEEIDVAPQVGGKVVWVNPRFQSGGRVEAGQTLFRIEEADYAYRVQVAEANVAASRVAFLEEQERAKIASAQYELYSERRETGPPPSEASPLTLREPQLEAASAALSRDEARLEEARLALSRTQVTAPFDGFVREESVDAGQVVNPGQPVGRLFASEAVEVVVPLSDADAALVPGLWGLEAGDGARDVAARVIAHYGEVMYAWEGYVDRGESSVDAQTRTIDVIVRVPDPFDPSARAGPSAAVGSDPPLLVGKFVEVEIEGLSPEDYFRIPRAALQPGNEIWTVDRDGVVNIVPVQVLQRANDAVFVTGALRGGQSVVTGGLQFATEGMRVQTDPAR from the coding sequence ATGCTGCGCAGATTGCTGTTCGGATCCAGTCTCAGGATCATCGCCGTGATCATCGTCGGTACGATTGCGGTCGCGGCACTAATGCTCTCGCTCGCCCCCGAACCGGAGAGCCAGGAGCCGCCCCCCCAGATCCCGTTTGCGCAAACGGCCGGCGTTGTGGCCGGATCGGGCGCGATACCCGTGTTCGGATCCGGCACCGTGCGGCCAAGCGAGGAGATCGATGTCGCACCCCAGGTGGGCGGCAAGGTCGTCTGGGTCAATCCGCGGTTCCAGAGCGGAGGGCGCGTCGAGGCGGGCCAGACGCTCTTCCGCATCGAAGAAGCCGACTACGCGTACCGCGTACAGGTAGCGGAAGCGAACGTCGCGGCAAGCCGCGTCGCCTTCCTCGAGGAACAGGAACGGGCGAAGATCGCCAGCGCCCAGTATGAACTGTACTCGGAGCGGCGCGAGACGGGCCCCCCGCCGTCGGAGGCGAGTCCGCTCACATTGAGGGAGCCTCAGCTGGAAGCGGCCAGCGCCGCGCTGAGCCGGGACGAAGCCCGGCTTGAGGAGGCGAGGCTTGCGCTCTCCAGGACCCAGGTCACCGCGCCGTTCGATGGCTTCGTGCGCGAGGAGTCCGTCGATGCGGGGCAGGTCGTGAACCCCGGGCAGCCCGTCGGACGCCTCTTCGCTTCGGAGGCGGTGGAGGTCGTCGTTCCCCTCTCCGACGCCGACGCCGCCCTGGTCCCCGGATTGTGGGGGCTCGAGGCAGGCGACGGAGCACGGGACGTAGCGGCCCGTGTGATCGCCCACTACGGGGAGGTGATGTACGCCTGGGAGGGTTACGTGGATCGGGGTGAGAGTTCCGTTGACGCGCAGACACGCACCATCGACGTGATCGTGCGCGTGCCGGACCCGTTCGACCCAAGCGCGCGGGCGGGCCCGTCCGCCGCGGTCGGGAGCGATCCTCCGTTGCTGGTCGGCAAGTTCGTGGAGGTGGAGATCGAGGGACTCTCACCGGAGGACTACTTCCGGATCCCGCGAGCGGCGCTGCAACCTGGCAACGAAATCTGGACGGTTGACCGCGACGGCGTCGTGAACATCGTTCCGGTTCAGGTGCTGCAACGCGCCAACGATGCAGTGTTCGTCACCGGTGCCCTGCGAGGCGGCCAGTCGGTAGTCACCGGTGGACTTCAGTTCGCCACCGAAGGGATGCGCGTCCAGACCGACCCGGCGCGATGA
- a CDS encoding molybdopterin cofactor-binding domain-containing protein → MHPHELTPAQRAAAEAPDGLPGLADAEFTALGRRARRVEGLRKSTGREIYTDDIVLPGMLHGKILRSTEAHARIVSIDTAEAEALEGVYGVITGQDLPTPYGIIPWTRDEHALCVDKVRFIGDAVAAVAAVDEDTANAALERIHVEYAPLPVYLSPEESLASEAAAEPIHAPRKPGANGNVLKHVHLEFGDVDAQMAESDVAIEGEYFFHGTTHTPIEPHCAISRLNPDGVLEVWSSTQVPHYLQRELARVLDHDVAKVRVAQPAVGGAFGGKSEPFDLEFCVALLAMRTGRPVKILYTREELFYSHRGRHPMRMKYRLGASRGGKLRALDARTILDGGAYASFGLVTTYYSGQLLTAPCHIESYRFDSTRVYTNVAPCGPKRGHGSVQPRFAYEISLDKLAGRLGLDPFELRRRNFMGTGRTVNEFKVRSNGFLECLEAVERASDWKTRYRRLPTGRGLGMAASSYISGTNYPIYPNEMPQAAVQVQIERSGRVAILHGASEIGQGSDSTMAYIACEELGVPLEYVRVFSADTDLTPVDLGAYSSRETVMVGNACLEACRALRGQVTEAVGEVWGVAAGRVRLARGWAFDSDTPEDADRRLPISEAFNIAEAKFGLLGAVGSYDTPKDVHGDYRGGTIGSSPAYSFTAHVAEVEVDEDTGVVDVKNIWVAHDCGRALNPVLVEGQIEGSAYMGFAEAIFEEQLFREGEVEGGLHTSPSLLDYRIPTSMDCPEFEALIVESVDPEGPYGAKEAGEGPLHPSLPAIANAIYDAVGVRIDELPFTPQRVWRALRAHAAAASREDVA, encoded by the coding sequence ATGCACCCGCACGAACTGACGCCCGCACAGCGCGCGGCCGCCGAAGCCCCGGACGGGCTCCCGGGGCTCGCCGACGCCGAGTTCACGGCGCTCGGCCGCCGCGCGCGCCGCGTCGAAGGGCTCCGCAAGTCGACCGGCCGCGAGATCTACACGGACGACATCGTCCTGCCGGGGATGCTGCACGGGAAGATCCTCCGCTCCACGGAGGCCCACGCCCGGATCGTGTCCATCGACACGGCCGAAGCCGAGGCCCTCGAGGGTGTGTACGGAGTCATCACCGGGCAGGACCTGCCGACGCCGTACGGGATCATCCCGTGGACCCGCGACGAGCACGCGCTCTGCGTCGACAAGGTGCGCTTCATCGGCGACGCGGTCGCGGCGGTGGCCGCGGTCGACGAGGACACGGCGAACGCGGCGCTCGAGCGGATTCACGTCGAGTACGCGCCGCTTCCCGTCTATCTTTCGCCCGAGGAGTCGCTGGCGTCCGAAGCCGCCGCGGAGCCCATCCACGCGCCGCGCAAGCCGGGGGCGAACGGCAACGTCCTCAAGCACGTCCACCTCGAGTTCGGGGACGTGGACGCGCAGATGGCGGAGTCGGATGTCGCCATCGAGGGGGAGTACTTCTTCCACGGGACGACGCACACGCCGATCGAACCCCACTGCGCGATCTCCCGACTCAACCCGGATGGCGTGCTCGAGGTGTGGTCCTCCACGCAGGTCCCGCACTATCTGCAGCGGGAGCTCGCGCGGGTGCTCGACCACGACGTGGCGAAGGTGCGGGTCGCGCAGCCGGCCGTGGGCGGGGCCTTCGGCGGCAAGTCCGAGCCGTTCGATCTCGAGTTCTGCGTGGCGCTCCTCGCGATGCGGACCGGCCGTCCGGTGAAGATCCTCTACACGCGTGAAGAACTCTTCTACTCGCACCGCGGCCGTCACCCCATGCGCATGAAGTACCGGCTCGGCGCCTCGCGCGGCGGGAAGCTCAGGGCGCTCGACGCGCGCACGATCCTGGACGGCGGCGCCTACGCCTCGTTCGGCCTCGTAACCACGTACTACTCGGGGCAGCTCCTCACCGCGCCTTGCCATATCGAGTCCTACCGTTTCGACTCGACGCGCGTGTACACGAACGTCGCCCCGTGCGGCCCCAAGCGCGGCCACGGCTCCGTACAGCCGCGCTTCGCGTACGAGATCTCGCTCGACAAGCTGGCCGGGAGGCTCGGCCTCGACCCGTTCGAACTCCGCCGCCGCAACTTCATGGGCACGGGTCGGACGGTGAACGAGTTCAAGGTCCGGTCGAACGGTTTCCTGGAGTGCCTGGAGGCGGTCGAGCGTGCCAGCGACTGGAAGACGCGGTACCGGCGGCTGCCGACAGGTCGCGGCCTCGGGATGGCCGCCTCCTCCTACATCTCCGGCACGAACTACCCCATCTATCCGAACGAGATGCCCCAGGCTGCGGTGCAGGTGCAGATCGAGCGCTCCGGCCGGGTGGCGATCCTGCACGGCGCGTCGGAGATCGGGCAGGGTTCCGACTCCACCATGGCCTACATCGCCTGTGAGGAACTCGGCGTCCCGCTCGAGTACGTGCGCGTCTTCTCCGCCGACACGGACCTCACGCCGGTGGACTTGGGGGCCTACTCCTCGCGCGAGACCGTGATGGTGGGAAACGCCTGCCTCGAGGCCTGCCGCGCGCTGCGAGGGCAGGTGACGGAGGCGGTCGGGGAGGTCTGGGGCGTTGCGGCCGGCCGGGTGCGTCTGGCGCGCGGCTGGGCCTTCGACAGCGACACCCCCGAGGACGCCGACCGCCGCCTCCCCATCTCGGAGGCGTTCAACATCGCCGAAGCGAAGTTCGGCCTGTTGGGCGCCGTGGGTTCCTACGACACGCCGAAGGATGTCCACGGCGACTACCGGGGCGGCACGATCGGATCGTCGCCGGCCTATTCCTTCACCGCGCACGTGGCCGAAGTCGAGGTCGACGAGGACACGGGGGTCGTCGACGTGAAGAACATCTGGGTGGCGCACGACTGCGGCCGCGCGCTCAACCCGGTGCTTGTCGAAGGCCAGATCGAGGGCTCCGCCTACATGGGATTCGCGGAGGCGATCTTCGAGGAACAGCTCTTCCGCGAGGGGGAGGTGGAGGGCGGCCTGCACACGTCGCCATCGCTCCTCGACTACCGGATCCCCACCTCGATGGACTGCCCGGAGTTCGAGGCCCTCATCGTCGAGTCGGTGGATCCGGAAGGCCCCTACGGGGCGAAGGAGGCGGGGGAAGGGCCGCTGCACCCGTCGCTCCCCGCGATCGCGAACGCGATATACGACGCGGTGGGAGTGAGGATCGACGAACTTCCCTTCACGCCGCAGCGCGTATGGAGGGCCTTGCGCGCGCACGCCGCCGCCGCGAGCCGCGAGGACGTGGCCTGA
- a CDS encoding sodium-dependent transporter — translation MERDRRETFGSRFGLVATMIGVAVGLGNVWRFPYMVGEFGGAPFVAFYVLAVVLIGVPALMAEWTLGRHTRRGPVGAFESGGLPFGRALGWIFFVGVTAATGYYSNALGWVLYHALAGLLSGVGVEIDAAAILPPDEGFSLRSFLLQCACTGAVLLTCAAVLRRGLRRGIEKASRFIVPALLAGLVILIARSLTLPGAGEGLRWYLGAFDPGALTPPVMLGALGQAIFSLSLGGTFMVVYGSYLNRDDPLRGNAVFTAGGDLCAGLMAGLAIFPAVFAFGLEPASGPGLLFVTLPEVFGRIPAGAVFGTLFFLALFGGAYLSDVAALEVLVAGVTDNTGIGRSRAVTLTTVVVFAFALPPMINMNVFTPWDLTFGSGFQTLGALLSVVAVGWALDRSEVLRQLAAGEDRRAKRGVPAIWLYYWLRFVIPAAILAVGAWWLLTDVLGVFAGS, via the coding sequence ATGGAACGAGACAGACGCGAGACGTTCGGCTCCCGCTTCGGGCTCGTGGCCACGATGATCGGCGTCGCCGTCGGGCTGGGGAACGTCTGGCGCTTCCCGTACATGGTCGGCGAGTTCGGCGGGGCTCCCTTCGTGGCCTTCTACGTTCTGGCCGTGGTGCTGATCGGAGTTCCCGCGCTCATGGCGGAGTGGACGCTGGGCCGGCATACCCGCCGCGGCCCGGTCGGCGCGTTCGAGTCGGGAGGTCTCCCCTTCGGCCGCGCCCTCGGCTGGATCTTCTTCGTCGGCGTCACCGCCGCCACCGGCTACTACTCGAACGCGCTCGGCTGGGTGCTGTACCACGCCTTGGCCGGGCTGCTCTCCGGCGTCGGGGTCGAGATCGACGCCGCCGCGATCCTGCCCCCGGACGAGGGGTTCTCCCTTCGCTCCTTCCTGCTGCAGTGCGCCTGCACCGGGGCCGTCCTCCTCACCTGCGCCGCGGTGCTGCGCCGCGGGCTGCGGCGCGGGATCGAGAAAGCGAGCCGCTTCATCGTTCCGGCGCTCCTTGCGGGGCTCGTGATCCTCATCGCCCGCTCTCTGACGCTGCCGGGGGCCGGCGAGGGTCTCCGCTGGTACCTCGGCGCCTTCGATCCCGGCGCGCTCACGCCGCCGGTCATGCTGGGCGCCTTGGGTCAGGCGATCTTCAGCCTCTCGCTGGGCGGCACCTTCATGGTCGTGTACGGCTCCTACCTGAACCGCGACGACCCCCTGCGCGGCAACGCCGTCTTCACCGCGGGCGGCGACCTTTGCGCCGGACTCATGGCGGGGCTCGCCATCTTCCCCGCCGTGTTCGCGTTCGGACTTGAACCGGCGAGCGGCCCCGGCCTCCTCTTCGTCACGCTGCCCGAGGTGTTCGGACGGATCCCTGCCGGGGCCGTGTTCGGGACGCTCTTCTTCCTGGCCCTGTTCGGCGGCGCTTACCTGTCGGATGTGGCGGCGCTGGAGGTGCTGGTGGCCGGGGTCACCGACAACACCGGAATCGGCCGCTCGCGCGCCGTCACCCTGACGACCGTGGTCGTGTTCGCGTTCGCGCTACCGCCGATGATCAACATGAACGTGTTCACGCCGTGGGATCTGACCTTCGGATCGGGCTTCCAGACGCTCGGCGCGCTGCTCTCGGTCGTCGCCGTGGGATGGGCTCTGGACCGCTCTGAAGTACTGCGGCAACTGGCGGCGGGCGAGGATCGGCGCGCGAAGCGGGGCGTGCCGGCGATCTGGCTCTACTACTGGCTCCGCTTCGTGATCCCCGCCGCGATCCTCGCCGTCGGTGCCTGGTGGCTCCTCACCGACGTGCTCGGCGTCTTCGCGGGGTCGTGA
- a CDS encoding leishmanolysin-related zinc metalloendopeptidase: MTACTTVFTTESAHARKVVFGICAVLLAVGIAACGDGSTDLPLTHAPRAVGALPDLELPVGETALVEVTGLFSDADGDVLSYEVRSSAPDVVAAEVSGGTVRLVALARGMATVTVTARDPQGRAVALRFEVTVPNVAPVTIGAIPDVELRVGSAELLAVSGFFSDPDGDALRYEATSSQPDVAGIDVSADTVTVTALAAGTSTVTVAARDPGGLGAELSFAVEVRPGRRFDIEVRFDTTAAEPWRAPVLAAAELWMSVLADTELLEVAVDDRIECYGASTAEPVGTIDDLMVLVEFREIDGPGRTLAQAGVCRLREGSMLPVASVAFFDVADIDRLIDSGDAVELAVHEIAHALGFGLLWRPLGLLRDPSLGVGAIDAHFVGPGAIAAFDAAGGTDYTGGAKVPVENRGGAGSANLHWRGSVLRGELMRPLNRIGVREALSAVTIRSLADLGYAVDASQAEPYTLPGVGAADEKPGRVVDLGDDVLRGPVQVVDSAGRVVRVLRDRSPE, encoded by the coding sequence GTGACAGCTTGTACGACGGTGTTCACGACCGAATCGGCGCACGCCCGAAAGGTTGTATTCGGGATATGCGCGGTTCTGCTCGCCGTGGGGATCGCGGCGTGCGGGGACGGGAGCACGGACCTTCCTCTGACGCACGCTCCGAGGGCCGTCGGCGCGCTTCCCGACCTCGAACTTCCCGTGGGTGAGACGGCGCTGGTGGAGGTGACGGGCCTCTTCAGCGATGCGGACGGGGATGTGCTTTCCTATGAGGTTCGGTCTTCGGCCCCCGACGTGGTCGCGGCGGAGGTGTCGGGCGGCACCGTGCGGCTGGTCGCCCTGGCGCGCGGGATGGCTACGGTGACCGTCACGGCGCGCGATCCCCAAGGCCGGGCCGTCGCCCTCCGGTTCGAGGTCACCGTACCGAACGTGGCGCCGGTAACGATTGGCGCGATCCCCGATGTCGAACTTCGGGTCGGAAGTGCGGAGCTGCTCGCCGTATCGGGCTTCTTCTCCGATCCGGACGGCGACGCGCTACGCTACGAAGCCACGTCGTCGCAGCCGGACGTGGCCGGGATCGACGTCTCGGCGGACACCGTCACGGTAACCGCCCTCGCGGCGGGAACGTCGACGGTGACCGTCGCGGCGCGCGACCCTGGCGGGCTGGGCGCCGAACTGTCGTTCGCCGTGGAGGTCCGACCGGGCCGCAGGTTCGACATCGAGGTCCGCTTCGACACCACGGCTGCCGAGCCGTGGCGGGCCCCGGTCCTCGCGGCGGCGGAACTGTGGATGTCGGTGCTGGCCGATACGGAACTGCTCGAGGTTGCGGTCGACGACCGCATTGAATGTTACGGCGCGAGCACGGCGGAGCCGGTCGGCACCATCGATGACCTGATGGTTCTCGTCGAGTTCCGGGAGATCGACGGTCCGGGCCGCACGCTCGCCCAGGCCGGCGTGTGCCGCCTGCGCGAAGGGTCAATGCTGCCGGTCGCGAGCGTGGCGTTCTTCGATGTGGCGGACATCGACCGGCTCATCGACTCCGGCGACGCGGTGGAACTCGCGGTTCACGAGATCGCGCACGCGCTCGGATTCGGCCTGCTGTGGCGCCCTCTCGGTCTCCTCCGGGATCCCTCCCTGGGCGTGGGAGCGATCGACGCGCATTTCGTGGGTCCCGGGGCCATCGCCGCCTTCGACGCGGCGGGCGGCACGGACTACACGGGCGGGGCGAAGGTCCCCGTCGAGAACCGCGGCGGAGCCGGGAGCGCGAACCTCCATTGGCGGGGCTCCGTCCTCCGGGGGGAACTCATGAGGCCGCTCAACAGGATCGGAGTCCGGGAGGCCCTCAGCGCGGTCACGATCCGGTCGCTGGCCGACCTGGGTTACGCAGTCGACGCGAGCCAGGCGGAGCCGTACACGCTCCCCGGCGTTGGCGCCGCGGACGAGAAACCCGGCCGCGTGGTCGACCTGGGCGACGATGTCCTCAGGGGGCCGGTGCAGGTCGTCGATTCGGCCGGCCGCGTCGTGCGCGTGCTCCGCGACCGTTCGCCGGAGTAG
- a CDS encoding TolC family protein produces the protein MLCGAAIGEVGPDPGYRNEELNIRYITLLGLGALLLLPGPTLGQEAVHRVSLAAALEAFAANSLALRISRSEAAEIAGAARQSRAWFNPSLSARRDDLDRNGDEYWEENLLLSQPLEWPGRTAARYRAAARTIEASTARFRSDSTRLAFEVREAWALAWFAEAAELTARQTVAVIQEVAEDAEIRLEEGDISAYETRRLRLERVQAEQGVAEAELRSRDARRRLAALTFPGTGIEEVGPSAGLEGLPPAVTREAALGALLERPDLEAAARDLDAAQAELAVAKSGWMPDPTVSMGYRRQEGGFQGLSLGLDLPLPLFDRGGGDRQAADARSAAAAHRLDLRRRLAENDLLMTADRYASSRGRLETAADGLLADAEALLASATAAYGENEMSLLELLDAANAFRSARLSALSMRSAAWVDYWDLLRAMGRAPEDER, from the coding sequence TTGCTGTGCGGCGCGGCGATTGGTGAGGTTGGACCGGATCCGGGCTATCGCAACGAGGAACTGAATATCCGCTACATCACGCTTCTGGGGCTTGGCGCCCTTCTCCTTCTGCCGGGCCCGACGCTCGGTCAGGAAGCCGTACACCGAGTCTCGCTCGCGGCAGCCCTCGAGGCGTTCGCCGCGAACAGCCTCGCTCTGAGGATCTCACGCTCCGAGGCCGCCGAGATCGCGGGAGCCGCGCGCCAGTCCCGCGCCTGGTTCAACCCGTCGCTCTCGGCCAGGCGCGACGACCTCGACCGGAATGGCGACGAGTACTGGGAGGAGAATCTGCTCCTCTCTCAGCCCCTCGAATGGCCCGGCCGCACCGCCGCCCGCTACCGGGCCGCCGCCCGCACGATCGAAGCGAGCACCGCCCGTTTCCGCAGCGACTCGACCCGGCTCGCCTTCGAGGTTCGCGAAGCCTGGGCGCTCGCGTGGTTTGCGGAAGCGGCGGAACTCACGGCGCGGCAGACCGTGGCGGTGATCCAGGAGGTCGCCGAGGATGCGGAGATCCGCCTGGAGGAGGGAGACATCTCCGCCTACGAAACGCGGCGGCTGCGACTGGAACGGGTGCAGGCGGAGCAGGGTGTGGCGGAGGCCGAACTCCGGTCTCGCGACGCCCGCAGGCGCCTCGCCGCGCTGACCTTTCCCGGGACGGGAATCGAGGAGGTCGGACCGTCCGCGGGGCTGGAAGGGCTGCCGCCCGCGGTGACTCGGGAAGCCGCGCTCGGCGCGCTGCTCGAGCGGCCGGACCTCGAGGCCGCGGCCCGGGATCTGGACGCCGCGCAGGCCGAACTCGCCGTTGCGAAGTCCGGCTGGATGCCCGATCCGACCGTCAGTATGGGATATCGACGGCAGGAGGGCGGATTCCAGGGCCTCAGCCTGGGTCTCGATCTCCCGCTGCCGCTGTTCGATCGCGGAGGGGGGGACCGGCAGGCAGCCGACGCCCGGAGCGCCGCGGCCGCCCATCGCCTCGACCTCCGGAGACGGCTGGCCGAGAACGATCTCCTGATGACCGCGGACCGGTACGCCTCCAGTCGAGGCCGTCTCGAAACGGCGGCCGATGGCCTGCTGGCGGATGCCGAGGCGCTGCTCGCCTCGGCGACGGCGGCGTACGGAGAGAACGAGATGTCGCTCCTGGAGTTGCTCGACGCGGCGAACGCCTTCCGGAGCGCGCGGCTCAGCGCCCTCTCCATGCGATCCGCGGCGTGGGTCGACTACTGGGACCTCCTGCGTGCCATGGGACGGGCTCCGGAGGACGAACGTTGA
- a CDS encoding secondary thiamine-phosphate synthase enzyme YjbQ, producing MKQFVRQLGVETRGKGLYEITRPVLEWTAGLEIETGMLTVYIRHTSASLTIQENADPDVLHDLSNFFARLVPEGDRRYRHTMEGPDDMPAHIRSALTQTHLAIPVLDGAPALGTWQGIFLFEHRSRPHRRTAVLHVTGA from the coding sequence ATGAAGCAGTTCGTCCGACAACTCGGCGTCGAGACGCGAGGGAAGGGCCTGTATGAGATCACCCGCCCCGTCCTCGAGTGGACGGCCGGGCTCGAGATCGAGACGGGGATGCTCACCGTCTACATCCGCCACACGTCGGCGTCGCTGACGATCCAGGAGAACGCGGACCCGGACGTCCTCCACGACCTCTCGAACTTCTTCGCCCGGCTCGTTCCGGAAGGTGACCGCCGCTACCGGCACACGATGGAAGGGCCCGATGACATGCCGGCGCACATCCGGTCGGCCCTGACCCAGACGCACCTGGCCATCCCGGTGCTCGACGGGGCGCCGGCCCTGGGAACCTGGCAGGGGATCTTCCTCTTCGAGCACCGCAGCCGTCCGCACCGCCGTACGGCGGTCCTCCACGTCACCGGCGCATAG
- a CDS encoding carboxypeptidase regulatory-like domain-containing protein, with amino-acid sequence MNQRRERSRCLVTAPMRAGTLRIGVLLGALQFTVGAGGLAGQEAGDCGAHLSLGVAVVDESGSIPIPFATVRLTSEDEGALDGPLRGQAGSDGRLVFCVPAGVRHATLRAEFGDASSDETEINIGLAATQDVVLRLRVASVENGRLLGTVTDALSNARVAAAAVSLRGRSQEVQTNRQGGFILSDVPVGVYELSVRHLGYAPLRHMVNVARGATTEVQIGLVPAPLEMEPLVATAVRLRRLEIKGFYERKRWGELLGLGAFFTVADIERRNPRIISDMIMEEASIRRVCGMGSRTCRLYTTRLTTGFGSRCLMQIYLDGILISEEGAADTWVSPVEIAGVEVYKGPASLPAEFSGPNSRCGVVAIWTK; translated from the coding sequence ATGAATCAACGGAGGGAACGCTCCCGCTGCCTCGTCACGGCGCCGATGCGCGCCGGGACGCTACGGATCGGTGTCCTGCTCGGCGCGCTCCAGTTCACGGTGGGTGCCGGCGGGCTGGCGGGACAGGAGGCGGGAGACTGCGGTGCCCATCTTTCCCTCGGGGTCGCCGTCGTGGACGAGTCCGGCTCGATCCCGATCCCGTTCGCAACGGTGCGCCTGACGTCGGAAGACGAGGGTGCGCTGGACGGGCCGTTGCGAGGTCAGGCCGGATCCGACGGGCGACTCGTGTTCTGCGTCCCCGCGGGCGTCCGTCACGCGACGCTGCGGGCGGAGTTCGGGGATGCCTCCAGCGACGAAACCGAAATCAATATCGGGCTCGCGGCAACGCAGGATGTGGTCCTCAGACTCCGCGTCGCTTCGGTCGAGAACGGGCGTCTGCTGGGCACTGTGACGGACGCGCTCAGCAACGCCCGGGTGGCCGCGGCCGCGGTGTCCCTCCGGGGCCGTTCGCAGGAAGTTCAGACGAACCGGCAGGGCGGATTCATCCTCAGCGACGTGCCGGTAGGCGTGTACGAGCTGTCCGTGCGGCACCTCGGGTACGCCCCGTTGCGCCACATGGTCAATGTGGCCCGCGGCGCCACCACGGAAGTCCAGATCGGCCTCGTCCCGGCTCCGCTCGAGATGGAACCGCTCGTGGCAACGGCCGTGCGCCTGCGCCGACTGGAGATCAAGGGCTTCTACGAGCGGAAACGCTGGGGCGAACTTCTCGGACTCGGCGCCTTTTTCACCGTGGCCGACATCGAGCGTCGCAACCCCCGGATCATATCCGACATGATCATGGAGGAAGCGTCGATCCGACGCGTCTGCGGTATGGGTTCGCGCACCTGCAGGCTATACACGACGCGGCTGACCACCGGTTTCGGCTCGCGTTGCCTCATGCAGATCTACCTCGATGGCATTCTCATCAGCGAGGAAGGCGCGGCCGACACGTGGGTGTCACCCGTCGAAATCGCAGGCGTCGAGGTGTACAAGGGTCCGGCATCGCTGCCGGCCGAGTTCAGTGGACCCAATTCACGGTGCGGCGTAGTCGCGATCTGGACGAAATAG